The Streptomyces sp. NBC_00510 genomic interval TTCCCCGCTCGCGTCAGCTGGCGCTGGAACCGTCATGCCCACTCGCGCGCCAACTGATGCCGGAAAACGGCTGTGGGTGGCATTCAGTGCCTTTCTTCGGCCAGCGCGGCGCGGATCGCCTCGTCGATCCCGGGGTGGGCGTGGGTGAACCCGGAGTCGAGCAGCACCCGCGGCACCGCGCGGGTGCTGCCGAGGATCTCGGTGGCGAACTCCCCGACGACCGTGCGCAGTACGGGTCCGGGGACCGCGAACACCGTGGGCCGGCCCAGCACCCGTCCCATCGCCCGGGTCACCTCGGCGTTGGTCAGCGCTTCGGGCACGCACAGGTTGACCGGCCCGGAGACGGACTCGGTGTCGACGATGTGGCGCAGCGCCGCGATCTGGTCGTGCAGGGAGATGAAGCTCCAGTACTGGCGGCCGTCGCCGAGCCGGCCGCCCAGGCCCGCCTTGAAGAGCGGGAAGAGCCGGCCCCACGCCCCGCCCCTGCCGGAGACGACCAGGCCGGTGCGGGCGAACGCGGTCCGGACGCCGGCGTCGCGGGCCGGGCCGGCGGCGGCCTCCCAGTCGCGGCAGACGGAGGGGAGGAAACCGGTGCCCAGCGGGGCGCCCTCGTCGACCCGGCGGTCGCCGGTATCGCCGTACGCGCTGATGCCGGAGCCGCTGACGAGCACCCGCGGCGGGGTGTCCAGGGAGGCGAGGGCCCGCGCGAGGGTGTCGGTGCCCCGCACGCGGCTTTCGCGGATGGTCCGCTTGTAGTCGTCCGTCCAGCGGTGGTCGCCGACCCCGGCGCCGGCGAGGTGGACGACGGCCTCCACGCCCGCGAGTCCCGCGGTGTCGACCGTGCCTCCCCGCGGGTCCCAGCGCACCTCGTCCGGCCCGGACGGCTCGCGCCTGACGAGGCGTACGACCTCGTGCCGGTCGGAGCGCAGGGAGTGGACCAGGGCGGAGCCGATGAGGCCGGACGAGCCGGTGATGGCGATGCGCATGGGGACATCGTCGCGCGGAACGGCCCCCGTGGTGTGGGAGGGTGACACGCATGTCCGACCTCCGTGTGCGCCCGGCGTTGCTCTCCGACGACCCGGCGCTCGTCCGTCTGGAGCGGGCGACCTGGTCGACCCTGCACGCGGTGCGGCCGCCCCGGGAGGAGAACGAGGACTTCTTCAGCGAGCGCTGGGGCCCGGACGCGTTCCTGGTGGCGGAGGCCGACGGCCGCGTCGCCGGCTTCGTCGGGGTGGTGCCGCCGACGCCGCTGGCCTCCAACGCCCACGTGCGCCAGATCCAGGGCCTGGCGGTCGACACCTGGGCGCGGGGCCGCGGGGTGGGGCTGGAACTCGTCCTGGCGGCCGTGGCGGAGGCCCGCCGGCAGGGCGCGGTGCGGGTCACGCTGCGGGTGCTGGGCCACAACACCCCGGCCCGGCGGCTGTACGAGGCGGCCGGGTTCACCGTGGAGGGCGTCCTGCGGGGGGAGTTCCTGCTGGACGGCGTCTACGTGGACGACGTGTGCATGGGGCGCCGGGTCTGACGGGTCACCCGGTACGGCCCTGCGGCGCGGAACGCCGGGCGTGCGGCCGGGCGCGCGGTCCGGCTCAGCCGAAGCGCTCCCAGAGCCGGGGGAATCGTTCCGCCACCGCGGCCGTGTTCTCGAAGTCGATGTAGACGCCCTCCGGCTCGGCGGGCTGCGGCGGCAGGTCCAGGTCCGGCAGCCGGACCCCGGTGAGCTGCTCGTACGCCTCGTCCGCCGCGTAGCCGAGGTCCTCCGCGTCGCCGTCGACCTCGGGGTCGAAGGAGTCGGTCATCTCCGCGAGGCTGTCGGGGTCGTGGACGGCCCCCTCGAAGACGTGCCGGCCCTGGCCGATGAGCCAGCACCGGAAGAAGTCGAACGCGTCGTCGCCGGCGCCGCCCAGCATGAGGTCGGCGGCGCCCCACACGTCCCAGCGGTAGGCCCGGTTGAAACGGCTCTCGAAGTGCCGCGCGAAGTCGACGACGGACTCCGGGTCGAGCTGGGTCAGCCGTTCGACCAGGAGGTCGGCGTGCTCCTCCGGGTCGCCCCCCGCTGCCTCACGCGTGCTGTCGACGATCTCCCAGAACTCCGTCTCGTCCATCACCGCTCCAGCATCCTGGCTGCGGCCCTCCGACGCACGCGGAACACGGCAGACGCGGCCCCGTGTCGCGGGCCGCACCGCACGGCCCTCAGGCGTAGACGGCGGCCATGGCGCGGACCGCGTCGGCCAGCCGTTCGCGCAGGGCGGGCGGGCCGAGCACCTCGGCGTCGGGGCCGAGGGAGAGGAGTTGTTCGTAGGCGACGTCCTGGCTCTCGACGGGGAGCGTGACGGTCAGCCGCCCCCGTGCGTCCGGCGGCGCGGCGGCCGCGAGGGCCTCGCGGGCCGCCGTGCGGTCGGCGACGTACGGCAGACGGCGGGCGCCGTCGGGCGTCAGGCGCAGGACGACCTCGTCCCGGAGCACCGAGCGGGCGAACTCGGCGGCCCGGGCGTCCCAGAACGCGGGGAGGTCGAAGTCCGGGTCCCTGCTGAAACGATCCTCCGTCGGATCCGCCGCGGTGAACCGGTCCACCCGGTAGACCCGGACGTCCGCGCCGCAACGCGCCACCGCGTACCAGACGCCCCCCTTGAGCACGAGGCCGTACGGATCCAGCGCGCGCGCCACCTCCATCTCCGCCTCCCCGCGCCGGTATCGGGCCCGCAGCCGCCGGTCCCCCCACACCGCCTCGGCGAGCGCCGGCAGCAGCCGCGGCGTCTGCGGTTCCTGCCACCAGCCCGGCGCGTCCAGGTGGAAGCGCTGCGCCGCCGAGCGCGGCGCGTCCCGCAGTTCGGGCAACAGGGCGGCCGAGACCTTCAGGCGGGCCGAGGAACCCGCGTCGTGCAGGCCCATGGCCCGCAGCGCGGCGGGCACCCCGGACAGGAAGAGCGCCTCGGCCTCCGCGCGGGCCAGCCCGGTCAGCCGGGTGCGGTAGCCGTCGACCAGCCGGTAGCCGCCGGCGCGTCCCCGCTCGGCGTAGACCGGCACCCCCGCCTCCGACAGGGCCAGCACGTCCCGGCCGACGGTGCGCTCGGACACCTCCAGGGCCTTGGCGAGTTCGGTGGCCGTCATCGACTCGCGGGACTGGAGCAGGAGGACGAGGTGGATCAGTCGTGCCGCACGCATGCCCCGAGGCTATGCGGTCGCCGTGGGCACCGGGACGGGGCCGGTCCGGGAGGTCCGGACCGGCCCCGCCGGAGCCCGCTGCGTGCGCGTCAGCGCGGGGGGAAGGTCACCGCAGCGTGCAACCCGCCGGGACGGCCGGGCCGGTGGGGACGGTGCCGTCCCGGCGGGAGCCGGGGGGCGGTGACACGCGGTCACCGCCCGGCGGGGGTCGGCCTCGCCGATCCGCCGTCGCTGCAGGGCGGGTTCGCCGGCATCCGGCTCCCCGGGCCCTGCCCCCTTCCGTACGTCCGCCGGGCCCGGACCGTTCAACGGGCGGGGGAGTTCCCGGAGAACGGCCGAGGCCCCAGCCCGGAGGGGGCTGGGGCCTCGGCCGTCGTACGGTCCCGCGAGGACTCCGGTCGGTTACAGACCGAGGTCGCCCTCGAACTCGCCGGCCTCGAGACGGGCCTTGACGTCGTTCAGGTAGCGGGCGGCGTCCGCGCCGTCGACCAGCTGGTGGTCGTACGACAGGGTCAGGTACGCCACGTCGCGGATCGCGATGGTCTCACCCAGGTCCGGGTGGTTGATCACGATCGGGCGGCGCACGGTGGCGCCGATGCCCAGCTCGGCGACCTGCGGGTAGTTCACGATGATCGTGTCGAACAGCGCACCGCGCGAGCCGGTGTTGCTGATCGTGAACGTGCCGCCGGACAGGTCGTCCGGGCTGATCTTCTTGTTGCGGACCTTGCCGGCCAGCTCGGCGGTCTTCTTGGCGATGCCGGCCAGGCTCAGGTCGCCGGCGCCCTTGATGACCGGGACCATCAGGCCCTGCTCCGAGTCCACCGCGATGCCGACGTTCTCGGCGTCGTGGTAGGTGACGGTGCCGTCGTCGTTGATCTTGGCGTTGATGACCGGGTGGGCCTTCAGCGCCTCGGCGGCGGCCTTCACGAAGAACGGCATCGGCGAGAGCTTGACGCCCTCGCGGGCCAGGAAGGACTCCTTTGCCCGGGCCCGCAGCTTCATGATCTTGGTGACGTCCACCTCGACCACGGTCGACAGCTGCGCCTGGCTGTGCAGGGCCTTCATCATGTTCTCGGCGATGACCTTGCGGATGCGGGTCATCTTGACGGTCTGCCCGCGCAGCGCGGCGGCGGCGGCCGGCACCGTGACGCCCGCGGCCGGGGCCGGGGCGGTCGGCGCGGCAGCGGCGGCCTTGGCGGCCTCGGCGGCGGCCAGGACGTCCTGCTTGCGGATGCGGCCACCGACACCGGTGCCCTTGACCGAGGCGAGGTCCACGCCGTTCTCGGCGGCGAGCTTGCGCACCAGCGGGGTCACGTACGCGCCCTCGTCGGTCGGCGCGGTCGCCGAGGGGGCGGCCGGGGCCGGGGTGACCGGAGCCGGAGCCGCGACCGGCGCGGGGGCCGGGGTGGGCACCGGAGCCGGGGCGACCGGGGCCGGAGCAGGTGCCGGCGCGGGGGCCGGAACCGGGGCAGCGGCCGGGGCGGGAGCCGGAGCCGCGGCGGCCGGGGCCGGAGCGGGGGCGGCGGGGGCCGGGGCGGCGGCGGGTGCAGCACCGGCCGCACCGATGACGGCGAGCTTGGCGCCGACCTCGGCGGTCTCGTCCTCACCGACGAGGATCTCCAGCAGGGTGCCGGCGGCCGGAGACGGGATCTCGGTGTCGACCTTGTCGGTGGAGACCTCGAGCAGCGGCTCGTCGGCCTCGACGCTCTCGCCGACCGACTTCAGCCAGCGGGTGACGGTGCCCTCGGTCACCGACTCGCCCAGCGCCGGCAGCAGCACCGGGGTGCCCTCGGCGGCACCGGCCGGGGCCGGGGCGGGGGCCGCGGCGGCAGGCGCCGGGGCCGCGACGGGGGCGGGGGCCTCCTGCGCCGGAGCCGGCGCGGGCTCCGCCGCGGCGGCCGGGGCGGGGGCGGCAGCGGGGGCGCCCGTGCCGTCGTCGATGACGGCCAGCTCGGCGCCGACCTCCACCGTCTCGTCCTCGGCCACCTTGATGGAGGAGAGGATGCCCGAAGCGGGCGCCGGGATCTCGGTGTCGACCTTGTCGGTCGACACCTCGAGCAGCGGCTCGTCGGCCTCGACGCGTTCACCCTCGGCCTTGAGCCAGCGGGTGACGGTGCCCTCGGACACGCTCTCGCCGAGCGCCGGCAGGGTTACGGAAACCGCCATGGTTTCGGTTGCTCCTAACGATCTGTGCGGATCTGTCTGCGTGTCCGTGGGTCAGTCGTGCGAGTGCAGGGGCTTGCCGGCGAGCGCGAGGTGCGCCTCGCCGAGGGCCTCGCTCTGCGTCGGGTGCGCGTGGATGAGCTGCGCGACCTCGGCCGGCAGCGCCTCCCAGTTGTAGACCAGCTGGGCCTCGCCCACCTGCTCGCCCATGCGGTCGCCGACCATGTGGACACCGACCACGGCGCCGTCGCGGACCTGGACGAGCTTGATCTCGCCCGCGGTCTTGAGGATCTTGCTCTTGCCGTTGCCGGCCAGGTTGTACTTCAGGGTGACGACCTTGTCGGCGCCGTACAGCTCCTTGGCCTTGGCCTCGGAGATGCCGACGGAGGCGACCTCCGGGTGGCAGTACGTGACGCGCGGCACGCCGTCGTAGTCGATCGGCACGGTCTTCAGACCGGCCAGCCGCTCCGCGACGAGGATGCCCTCGGCGAAGCCGACGTGGGCCAGCTGGAGGGTCGGGACGAGGTCGCCGACCGCGGAGATGGTGGGCACGTTGGTGCGCATGTACTCGTCGGCAAGGACGTAGCCGCGGTCCATG includes:
- a CDS encoding TIGR01777 family oxidoreductase, producing the protein MRIAITGSSGLIGSALVHSLRSDRHEVVRLVRREPSGPDEVRWDPRGGTVDTAGLAGVEAVVHLAGAGVGDHRWTDDYKRTIRESRVRGTDTLARALASLDTPPRVLVSGSGISAYGDTGDRRVDEGAPLGTGFLPSVCRDWEAAAGPARDAGVRTAFARTGLVVSGRGGAWGRLFPLFKAGLGGRLGDGRQYWSFISLHDQIAALRHIVDTESVSGPVNLCVPEALTNAEVTRAMGRVLGRPTVFAVPGPVLRTVVGEFATEILGSTRAVPRVLLDSGFTHAHPGIDEAIRAALAEERH
- a CDS encoding GNAT family N-acetyltransferase, with translation MSDLRVRPALLSDDPALVRLERATWSTLHAVRPPREENEDFFSERWGPDAFLVAEADGRVAGFVGVVPPTPLASNAHVRQIQGLAVDTWARGRGVGLELVLAAVAEARRQGAVRVTLRVLGHNTPARRLYEAAGFTVEGVLRGEFLLDGVYVDDVCMGRRV
- a CDS encoding DUF4240 domain-containing protein → MDETEFWEIVDSTREAAGGDPEEHADLLVERLTQLDPESVVDFARHFESRFNRAYRWDVWGAADLMLGGAGDDAFDFFRCWLIGQGRHVFEGAVHDPDSLAEMTDSFDPEVDGDAEDLGYAADEAYEQLTGVRLPDLDLPPQPAEPEGVYIDFENTAAVAERFPRLWERFG
- a CDS encoding WYL domain-containing protein; this encodes MRAARLIHLVLLLQSRESMTATELAKALEVSERTVGRDVLALSEAGVPVYAERGRAGGYRLVDGYRTRLTGLARAEAEALFLSGVPAALRAMGLHDAGSSARLKVSAALLPELRDAPRSAAQRFHLDAPGWWQEPQTPRLLPALAEAVWGDRRLRARYRRGEAEMEVARALDPYGLVLKGGVWYAVARCGADVRVYRVDRFTAADPTEDRFSRDPDFDLPAFWDARAAEFARSVLRDEVVLRLTPDGARRLPYVADRTAAREALAAAAPPDARGRLTVTLPVESQDVAYEQLLSLGPDAEVLGPPALRERLADAVRAMAAVYA
- the sucB gene encoding 2-oxoglutarate dehydrogenase, E2 component, dihydrolipoamide succinyltransferase, whose protein sequence is MAVSVTLPALGESVSEGTVTRWLKAEGERVEADEPLLEVSTDKVDTEIPAPASGILSSIKVAEDETVEVGAELAVIDDGTGAPAAAPAPAAAAEPAPAPAQEAPAPVAAPAPAAAAPAPAPAGAAEGTPVLLPALGESVTEGTVTRWLKSVGESVEADEPLLEVSTDKVDTEIPSPAAGTLLEILVGEDETAEVGAKLAVIGAAGAAPAAAPAPAAPAPAPAAAAPAPAPAAAPVPAPAPAPAPAPVAPAPVPTPAPAPVAAPAPVTPAPAAPSATAPTDEGAYVTPLVRKLAAENGVDLASVKGTGVGGRIRKQDVLAAAEAAKAAAAAPTAPAPAAGVTVPAAAAALRGQTVKMTRIRKVIAENMMKALHSQAQLSTVVEVDVTKIMKLRARAKESFLAREGVKLSPMPFFVKAAAEALKAHPVINAKINDDGTVTYHDAENVGIAVDSEQGLMVPVIKGAGDLSLAGIAKKTAELAGKVRNKKISPDDLSGGTFTISNTGSRGALFDTIIVNYPQVAELGIGATVRRPIVINHPDLGETIAIRDVAYLTLSYDHQLVDGADAARYLNDVKARLEAGEFEGDLGL